The window CGCCGGCTTCGGCGGCGGTGACAGCGACGTTCGCCCGCCGCTCCGGTTCGTACTCGGCGCCGACCTCGCGATAGCCATCGCGTTCGCTCATTGATCCCAGTCGTGTCGCGTCGCGAAAAGGTGTAGCGGTTCTCGGCAGTGCGTGCCGCGGCGCTCAACACCCGTATTCGATCCGCTGGTCGACCTCGAGGTCCCCCACCGGACCCGAGGGACCGATCGGCTGTTCGACGGTGTAGACGGTCACCGACTCGAGGTCGGCATCCGGTTCCGTTTCGTGCTCGGCGACGTGGTCACAGAGGTAGGCCGCCAGCGGCTCGTACTCGTTCTCGCCCGCGCTGCGCAGATCCAACCCGTACCGCATCCAGAGCGTCGACGGGTACCTGTCCGCGGCGTCCGGCGGCCGATCGATCGCACCCGACTCGTCCCTGAGCGTGTCGATCGTCTCGCCGGACTCGAGGTCGGCTTCCCAGGCGAACCACCAGTAGCCGCTCAGCGGATCCGGCGCGAAAAACGCCCAACTGACGTCTTCGACGTCGCCCTCGACGATTTCTTCGGGCATCTCGACGAATCCCAGCCCGGCGGCCTGCCACGCGATCAGTCCGAGGAGAAAGCAGACGAGCGCGACGTTCCCGGCGATTCGCGCGCGACGGCGCACGGCCGGCGGAATCGCGATCGATGGAAGCGAGGGCAGTCGTCGGCCGCCGTCAGTCGCTACCGCGCGATCGGTCGCCGATTCGAGCCGCCGCTCGAGTCCGGTGCGCTCGAGCACCGCCTCGAGGCGATCCCAGGCTCGCGGCGGGAAAAAGAGCAGCAGCGCGGCGACCATGACGAACGGGAACGCGCCGAGGCGCATCGTCGCGGCCAGCCCCAACTGCGCGCCGACGAACGCGCCCGCCAGCGCGAGTCGCAGTCGATCGCGGAACACGAGCAACAGCGGCGCTGCGGTGAGCAGCGCCGACCACGACCAGTTGGCCGCGACGAGCAGCGGCGTCCGGTCCGCGAGATAGGGGCCGAATCCCACGATGAGCTGCTCGAGGTGGAATATCTGCGCGACGGCGGTGCCGTTCATCCAGGTCTCGCTGCGGGTCTTGAGCA is drawn from Halopiger aswanensis and contains these coding sequences:
- a CDS encoding HTTM domain-containing protein; the protein is MIPSRSDASTVGSRAAVATRLRSAVAPRLGIDPRALAAFRIALGLILLCDLLYLRVPGVVTFYTDAGTLPRSALAELFPTFEALSLHALSGSAWVQGLLFAVAGVFAGLLLVGYRTTPATLGSAILLASMQARNPYVLNGGDTILLSLLVLGLFLPLGARWSIDARRRGYRVDRDTDPPATVDGRVLSVATATVLVHFVTIYAVNGVLKTRSETWMNGTAVAQIFHLEQLIVGFGPYLADRTPLLVAANWSWSALLTAAPLLLVFRDRLRLALAGAFVGAQLGLAATMRLGAFPFVMVAALLLFFPPRAWDRLEAVLERTGLERRLESATDRAVATDGGRRLPSLPSIAIPPAVRRRARIAGNVALVCFLLGLIAWQAAGLGFVEMPEEIVEGDVEDVSWAFFAPDPLSGYWWFAWEADLESGETIDTLRDESGAIDRPPDAADRYPSTLWMRYGLDLRSAGENEYEPLAAYLCDHVAEHETEPDADLESVTVYTVEQPIGPSGPVGDLEVDQRIEYGC